A region from the Corallococcus silvisoli genome encodes:
- a CDS encoding chemotaxis protein CheW: protein MSVLHVLFKVDGTEYAMPAADVVQMESFTGATPVPGAPAHVAGLVQVRGRVVPVVDARARFGLPAGTPSLDWRVVVGQLGERTVGLLVDSAREVLKLDPRTIQPPPPMVVEGAKGFVKAVAQVGPRLVMLIDFPRVVGEEAADVDGQG from the coding sequence ATGAGCGTGTTGCACGTGTTGTTCAAGGTGGACGGGACGGAATACGCGATGCCCGCGGCGGACGTGGTGCAGATGGAGTCCTTCACCGGCGCGACGCCGGTGCCAGGGGCGCCCGCGCACGTGGCGGGGCTGGTGCAGGTGCGCGGCCGGGTGGTGCCGGTGGTGGACGCGCGGGCCCGCTTCGGGCTGCCGGCCGGGACGCCGTCGCTGGACTGGCGGGTGGTGGTGGGCCAGCTGGGCGAGCGCACCGTGGGGTTGCTGGTGGACAGCGCCCGCGAGGTGCTGAAGCTGGACCCTCGCACCATCCAGCCGCCCCCGCCCATGGTGGTGGAGGGCGCGAAGGGGTTCGTGAAGGCCGTGGCGCAGGTGGGCCCGCGGCTGGTGATGCTCATCGATTTCCCCCGCGTGGTGGGGGAGGAGGCGGCGGATGTCGACGGACAAGGGTAG
- a CDS encoding methyl-accepting chemotaxis protein, translated as MSTDKGSSGLRLEDARALAERASLQVEEGAGLVKSTEQLATRLASAGNEQAAAGEQVRIAIESVAAQVEQTSAAVQSLVKSQGAVGTLAKGVQQEVEATAGTMQEITASVSGVRKDAGVLATSADATATTLEEVARSVKGVSANAEELAASSEELLASMQEMTATVEDLVVRNQTSAATTEQVGATVEEMSKGITRLSQDAQGVGERMGQVSGAVVSLGKALQEVGRDAATMAASVEDTAATTEQVARSARGVADHARTLEASAVATASTVQEVAASVEEVAATAEKNAAVVDANAATIEQLSRSAQAVARAAESINGLASTSATASAQLEASTRRAAQMTEEARLAAERVGTSAREGGATVARSIAGFGRIRQSIVESSGVMKEMGRRAEEIGDIVQAINLIADRTNLLSLNASIEAARAGEHGRGFAVVAEEIRALADRAAVASADVAKIVRGLQTTAREAAVATGEGVRAADEGAALAGDAERALGTILKGVDDLGQSVREASRASAEQVQAVQSLVLATAKVSEQGRLIAASSVEQAQAAQALAQGGTEMRRMARQTTQATQDQAKALRDAVRSNHQLTEVAEKVSRAMQEQAQAATDLARGTVQMRQLVQGVSGAVTAQGQQVAVMGATAQEVASSTQRTLTGVAEQAKAAQEVARAMEATRKEVAQSTRAMAEQARALKQGEVASRQVANLAKEVTRATGEQAQALTSLVRGAEDVRRVAKMTARALDEQTEALSLLSTSAAKQASGAAAVAKAAQEQASVTEQLGRSVEEMRTRAREIAVTTAEQARSTAVSAREVREVAGRLGQLTRLQGEQVEGLSHLSGLLGAAEPAAARNPREQPT; from the coding sequence ATGTCGACGGACAAGGGTAGCAGCGGACTGCGCCTGGAAGACGCGCGCGCGCTGGCGGAGCGGGCCTCGCTCCAGGTGGAGGAGGGCGCGGGCCTGGTGAAGTCCACCGAGCAGCTGGCCACGCGGCTGGCCTCCGCGGGCAACGAGCAGGCGGCGGCGGGCGAGCAGGTGCGCATCGCCATCGAGTCCGTGGCCGCCCAGGTGGAGCAGACCAGCGCGGCGGTGCAGTCGCTGGTGAAGAGCCAGGGCGCGGTGGGCACGCTGGCGAAGGGCGTGCAGCAGGAGGTGGAGGCCACCGCGGGCACGATGCAGGAGATCACCGCGTCGGTGTCCGGCGTGCGCAAGGACGCGGGCGTGCTCGCCACGAGCGCGGACGCGACGGCCACCACCCTGGAGGAGGTGGCGCGCTCGGTGAAGGGCGTGAGCGCCAACGCGGAGGAGCTGGCCGCCTCCAGCGAGGAGCTGCTGGCGAGCATGCAGGAGATGACCGCCACCGTGGAGGACCTGGTGGTGCGCAACCAGACGAGCGCCGCCACCACGGAGCAGGTGGGCGCCACCGTGGAGGAGATGTCCAAGGGCATCACCCGGCTGTCGCAGGACGCGCAGGGCGTGGGCGAGCGCATGGGGCAGGTGTCCGGCGCCGTGGTGTCGCTGGGCAAGGCGCTCCAGGAGGTGGGGCGCGACGCGGCCACCATGGCCGCCAGCGTGGAGGACACGGCGGCCACCACCGAACAGGTGGCCCGCAGCGCGCGCGGCGTCGCGGACCACGCGCGCACCCTGGAGGCGAGCGCGGTCGCCACCGCGTCCACCGTGCAGGAGGTGGCCGCCAGCGTGGAGGAGGTGGCCGCCACCGCGGAGAAGAACGCGGCCGTGGTGGACGCCAACGCGGCCACCATCGAGCAGCTGTCGCGCTCCGCCCAGGCGGTGGCGCGCGCCGCGGAGAGCATCAACGGCCTGGCGTCCACCAGCGCCACCGCGTCCGCGCAGCTGGAGGCGTCCACGCGCCGCGCCGCGCAGATGACGGAGGAGGCGCGGCTGGCCGCCGAACGGGTGGGCACGAGCGCGCGCGAGGGCGGCGCCACGGTGGCGCGCTCCATCGCGGGCTTCGGCCGCATCCGCCAGTCCATCGTGGAGTCCTCCGGGGTGATGAAGGAGATGGGCCGGCGCGCGGAGGAGATCGGCGACATCGTGCAGGCCATCAACCTCATCGCGGACCGCACCAACCTCCTGTCGCTCAACGCCAGCATCGAGGCGGCGCGCGCCGGGGAGCACGGCCGCGGCTTCGCGGTGGTGGCGGAGGAGATCCGCGCCCTGGCGGACCGGGCGGCGGTGGCCAGCGCCGACGTGGCGAAGATCGTCCGGGGCCTCCAGACGACGGCGCGCGAGGCGGCCGTGGCCACCGGCGAGGGCGTGCGGGCGGCGGACGAGGGCGCGGCGCTGGCGGGGGACGCGGAGCGGGCGCTGGGCACCATCCTCAAGGGCGTGGATGACCTGGGCCAGAGCGTGCGCGAGGCGTCGCGCGCGTCGGCGGAGCAGGTGCAAGCCGTGCAGTCGCTGGTCCTGGCCACGGCGAAGGTGAGCGAACAGGGCCGGCTCATCGCCGCGTCCTCGGTGGAGCAGGCGCAGGCCGCGCAGGCCCTGGCCCAGGGCGGCACGGAGATGCGGCGCATGGCGCGGCAGACCACCCAGGCCACGCAGGACCAGGCCAAGGCGCTGCGCGACGCGGTGCGCTCCAACCACCAGCTGACGGAGGTGGCGGAGAAGGTGTCGCGCGCGATGCAGGAGCAGGCGCAGGCCGCCACGGACCTGGCCCGGGGCACGGTGCAGATGCGGCAGCTGGTGCAGGGCGTGAGCGGCGCCGTGACGGCGCAGGGGCAGCAGGTGGCCGTGATGGGGGCCACGGCGCAGGAGGTGGCGTCCTCCACGCAGCGCACGCTCACCGGCGTCGCGGAGCAGGCCAAGGCCGCGCAGGAGGTGGCGCGCGCCATGGAGGCCACGCGCAAGGAGGTGGCCCAGTCCACGCGCGCCATGGCGGAGCAGGCCCGCGCCCTCAAGCAGGGCGAGGTGGCCAGCCGCCAGGTGGCGAACCTGGCCAAGGAGGTGACGCGCGCCACGGGGGAGCAGGCCCAGGCGCTGACGTCGCTGGTGCGCGGCGCGGAGGACGTGCGCCGGGTGGCGAAGATGACCGCGCGCGCGCTGGATGAACAGACGGAGGCCCTGAGCCTGCTGTCCACGTCGGCCGCGAAGCAGGCCTCGGGCGCGGCGGCGGTGGCGAAGGCCGCGCAGGAGCAGGCGTCGGTGACGGAGCAGCTGGGGCGGTCCGTGGAGGAGATGCGCACGCGAGCGCGGGAGATCGCCGTCACCACCGCCGAACAGGCGCGCTCCACGGCCGTCAGCGCCCGGGAGGTGCGCGAGGTGGCGGGCCGGCTGGGCCAGCTCACGCGGCTGCAAGGCGAGCAGGTGGAGGGGCTCTCTCACTTGAGCGGGCTGTTGGGCGCGGCGGAGCCGGCCGCCGCCCGGAACCCCCGGGAGCAGCCCACGTGA